In one Paenibacillus sp. JQZ6Y-1 genomic region, the following are encoded:
- a CDS encoding AraC family transcriptional regulator, which yields MMSYWEKASHVWTEDSTRLILTPSSTAQAYYFYVQEIGHLKTSAPFATDREHLNSYLILYTVSGRGKLRYHGQQYTLNAGDLFFIHCSEPHRYETWANEEWEFLWLHVRGVAMDGYYGPYSQRQLPVCHPADYSPIPELMNRLYNVQTPRNNKTELISSQLIVQLLTEILLTSIYAGEKHNGIPAPILDLQSYLEKHYTEPITLDDLAKKYATNKFQLSRDFKQHIGLPPIEYLINIRINAAKNMLRYSDKSIQQIASEVGIYNVSHFINLFKARVDCTPLAYRKEWTH from the coding sequence ATGATGAGCTACTGGGAAAAGGCATCACATGTATGGACAGAAGATTCAACTCGCCTTATACTGACGCCGTCTTCTACTGCACAGGCCTACTACTTTTACGTTCAAGAAATCGGGCATTTGAAGACGTCAGCGCCCTTTGCTACCGATCGCGAGCATCTCAATTCCTATCTCATTTTGTATACAGTATCTGGACGTGGCAAATTGCGTTATCATGGTCAGCAATATACGCTGAATGCGGGAGATTTGTTCTTTATCCATTGCAGTGAGCCACATCGTTATGAAACATGGGCCAATGAAGAATGGGAGTTCTTATGGCTGCATGTGCGTGGTGTAGCGATGGATGGCTATTACGGACCATATAGCCAGCGTCAGCTGCCTGTATGTCATCCGGCAGACTATTCGCCTATACCGGAGCTAATGAATCGTTTGTACAACGTTCAGACGCCGCGCAACAACAAAACTGAGCTGATCAGCTCGCAGCTAATCGTTCAGCTGCTAACCGAGATTTTGCTTACTTCTATTTATGCAGGCGAAAAGCATAATGGAATCCCTGCACCGATTCTGGATTTGCAGTCGTATCTGGAAAAGCATTATACCGAGCCGATCACACTGGATGATTTGGCAAAGAAATATGCAACCAACAAATTCCAGTTAAGCCGCGATTTCAAGCAGCATATCGGTCTGCCACCGATTGAATACCTGATTAACATTCGTATCAATGCCGCCAAAAACATGCTTCGCTATTCTGACAAAAGTATTCAACAGATTGCGAGCGAGGTTGGCATTTACAATGTATCGCACTTTATCAATCTGTTTAAGGCACGTGTCGATTGTACACCGCTAGCGTATCGCAAAGAATGGACACATTGA
- a CDS encoding VanZ family protein has protein sequence MLSTHSSYHQQRPRVVPLIIWSLLTLGWMGFIFMMSNQPYQEQDMKPLLATWIAEPSLAAFTPPLEFTYDGYTVSGQHPYDFWEFFIRKGGHVSEFAVLTFLLIRVLSLWMRSTYAPLLWGGVIAYAYACSDEWHQTFVEGRTGHFADTLIDAIGIMLVVAIYALIRKRRYRKQGLRFAS, from the coding sequence ATGCTATCGACGCATTCGTCTTATCATCAACAGCGTCCGCGTGTAGTACCGCTAATCATCTGGTCATTGCTGACGCTTGGCTGGATGGGTTTTATATTTATGATGTCCAATCAACCGTATCAGGAGCAGGATATGAAGCCGCTGCTGGCTACTTGGATTGCAGAGCCATCGTTGGCGGCGTTCACGCCACCATTGGAATTTACATATGATGGGTACACAGTGAGCGGACAGCATCCGTATGATTTTTGGGAGTTTTTTATACGCAAAGGCGGGCATGTGAGCGAGTTCGCTGTGTTGACCTTTTTGCTGATCCGGGTGTTGTCGCTATGGATGCGTTCTACGTATGCTCCGCTGCTGTGGGGCGGTGTTATTGCTTACGCATATGCTTGTAGTGATGAATGGCATCAGACCTTTGTTGAAGGGCGTACAGGGCATTTTGCGGATACTTTGATTGATGCGATTGGTATTATGCTAGTCGTCGCTATCTATGCGTTGATTCGTAAGCGACGTTATCGTAAACAAGGGCTACGATTTGCTTCATAG
- a CDS encoding GNAT family N-acetyltransferase translates to MNIREIQPKDNYAIEQIIKRSLESFQLNLPGTAYFDPQLSNLAEYYQQHDKAKYWVAVNDHDEVLGGAGIGPFGQNPDVCELQKLYLTPAAQGQGIAKQLMQTTLSFAAEHYTSCYLETFKALEAANNLYLKFGFRQLEEPFADTEHGACDAWYVKDLTE, encoded by the coding sequence ATGAACATACGCGAAATCCAACCCAAAGATAACTACGCTATCGAGCAAATTATTAAGCGCTCGTTGGAATCGTTCCAGCTCAATCTACCCGGCACTGCCTATTTTGATCCGCAGCTGAGCAATCTTGCTGAATACTATCAGCAGCACGATAAAGCCAAATACTGGGTAGCTGTTAACGATCACGACGAAGTACTGGGCGGCGCTGGCATCGGTCCATTTGGTCAAAATCCCGATGTCTGTGAACTGCAAAAGCTATATCTTACTCCTGCAGCTCAAGGTCAAGGCATCGCCAAACAATTGATGCAAACCACCCTCTCGTTCGCGGCAGAGCACTATACGTCCTGCTATCTCGAAACCTTCAAAGCACTGGAAGCCGCCAACAATCTCTATCTGAAATTCGGCTTCCGTCAATTAGAAGAACCATTCGCAGATACCGAGCATGGCGCCTGTGATGCTTGGTATGTCAAGGATCTTACCGAATAA
- a CDS encoding carbohydrate ABC transporter permease, with translation MERSASTASSKTAGSRSWLSVRMKETLAGYLFAAPMLLGLTVFILIPMISLFFVSLTKWNFIQGLSGVEMVGLDNFRHLFQDTTFFVSLLNNLKLLIAVPVTLFLSLIVAIVVDELVYFKSFFKVIYFMPYISSVVAVAIVFQILFHPSQGPVNHFLMSIGIDNPPKWLADTSYALPSIMLISVWTSIGFNMIVYLAGLQSIPKDLYEAAEIDGASKLRQFRSITVPMLSPTTFFLLITGVIYSFKTFDLIAVLTQGGPAKSTNVMVYEIYDQAFINLKMGYAAAESVFLFAVILLITILQFWGQKKWVNY, from the coding sequence ATGGAGCGTTCCGCATCCACAGCTTCATCCAAAACAGCCGGCTCGCGTTCGTGGCTGTCGGTCAGGATGAAAGAAACACTGGCTGGTTACTTATTCGCCGCGCCAATGCTGCTCGGTTTGACCGTATTTATTTTGATTCCGATGATCTCGCTCTTTTTCGTTAGTTTGACCAAATGGAATTTTATTCAAGGATTGAGCGGGGTGGAGATGGTCGGACTGGATAACTTCCGCCATCTGTTTCAGGACACGACTTTCTTCGTATCGCTATTGAACAACCTGAAGTTGCTAATTGCTGTTCCGGTCACGCTATTCCTATCGCTGATTGTGGCGATTGTTGTGGATGAGCTGGTGTATTTCAAAAGCTTTTTCAAAGTCATCTATTTCATGCCCTACATATCCAGCGTAGTGGCGGTGGCGATTGTGTTCCAGATTCTATTCCACCCGTCGCAAGGACCAGTTAACCATTTTCTGATGTCCATCGGTATCGACAACCCGCCCAAATGGCTTGCCGATACATCGTACGCATTGCCGTCCATTATGCTGATCAGCGTCTGGACATCCATCGGCTTCAACATGATCGTGTACTTGGCAGGTCTGCAATCCATTCCCAAAGATCTGTACGAAGCCGCCGAGATCGACGGCGCATCCAAGCTGCGCCAATTCCGTTCGATCACCGTACCGATGCTGTCGCCAACTACCTTTTTCTTACTAATCACTGGTGTGATCTATTCCTTCAAAACGTTCGACCTGATCGCCGTGCTCACTCAAGGCGGTCCCGCCAAGTCTACCAATGTCATGGTATACGAAATCTATGACCAAGCATTCATTAATCTCAAAATGGGCTACGCTGCCGCTGAATCCGTCTTTCTATTCGCGGTCATCTTACTCATCACCATCCTACAATTCTGGGGTCAAAAAAAGTGGGTCAACTACTAA
- a CDS encoding TlyA family RNA methyltransferase, translating to MASDKERLDVLLVEQGYYESREKAKAAVMAGLVYGGTERLEKPGMKIPRDTALNVKGAVHPYVSRGGLKLEKAINHFGIDMQGRTMLDIGSSTGGFTDCALQHGAEYVYAIDVGYNQLDWSLRNHPQVNVMERTNFRYMTPDQLEGPVPNFASIDVSFISLRLMLPPLKELLARPADVAALIKPQFEAGREKVGKTGVVRDSKVHQEVLETVLGFAQELGYELRGLTFSPITGGEGNIEFLAHWHLPSTEEIAADEQQASPVLTDIKALAVQTAAEASHRFRGGAAKE from the coding sequence ATGGCAAGTGATAAGGAACGTCTCGACGTCCTGCTCGTCGAACAGGGCTATTATGAAAGCAGGGAAAAAGCAAAAGCCGCCGTTATGGCAGGACTTGTTTATGGAGGCACCGAGCGTCTGGAAAAGCCGGGTATGAAGATCCCGCGCGATACGGCGTTAAATGTTAAAGGTGCTGTACATCCGTATGTCAGTCGTGGCGGATTGAAGCTGGAAAAGGCAATCAATCATTTTGGTATTGATATGCAGGGACGTACAATGCTTGATATTGGTTCGTCTACTGGTGGATTTACTGACTGCGCGCTACAACATGGTGCGGAGTATGTATACGCGATTGATGTAGGCTACAATCAGCTGGACTGGTCGCTACGCAATCATCCGCAGGTCAATGTGATGGAACGTACCAATTTCCGTTATATGACACCAGATCAGTTGGAAGGACCTGTGCCTAACTTCGCTAGTATTGACGTATCGTTTATTTCGTTGCGTCTTATGCTTCCACCACTCAAGGAATTACTGGCGCGTCCTGCGGATGTGGCGGCGCTGATCAAGCCGCAGTTTGAAGCTGGGCGTGAAAAGGTCGGTAAAACGGGCGTAGTGCGCGATTCCAAGGTGCATCAGGAAGTGCTGGAAACGGTATTAGGCTTTGCACAGGAGCTTGGTTATGAGCTTCGAGGATTGACCTTTTCGCCTATTACTGGCGGCGAGGGTAATATTGAGTTTCTGGCGCACTGGCATCTGCCATCTACAGAGGAAATAGCAGCAGACGAACAACAGGCATCACCAGTGCTTACGGACATCAAAGCGCTGGCTGTTCAGACCGCAGCAGAAGCATCGCATCGTTTTCGTGGCGGTGCGGCAAAGGAGTAA
- the spo0A gene encoding sporulation transcription factor Spo0A translates to MSNIQVLLADDNREFTNMLADYISSQEDMEVAGIAFNGEEVLKTIESLPVLPDVLILDIIMPHLDGLGVLERLRDMNLNPSPKIIMLTAFGQENITQRAVQLGASYYILKPFDMEVLVSRVRQLVGVPVTVSNNVASGNMNGMVHNANKPMSAPAKGRNLDASITAIIHEIGVPAHIKGYQYLREAITMVYNNIEILGSITKTLYPAIAEKFKTTPSRVERAIRHAIEVAWTRGNIDSISHLFGYTINISKSKPTNSEFIAMVADKLRIENKVPN, encoded by the coding sequence TTGTCTAACATTCAAGTTTTACTTGCCGATGATAACCGCGAATTTACGAATATGCTGGCTGATTATATTTCCAGTCAGGAGGATATGGAAGTAGCCGGTATTGCTTTTAACGGTGAAGAAGTATTGAAGACGATTGAAAGTTTGCCTGTACTGCCGGATGTACTGATTCTGGATATTATTATGCCGCATCTGGATGGTCTGGGTGTATTGGAGCGCTTGCGCGACATGAATCTGAATCCTTCACCGAAGATTATTATGCTGACTGCGTTTGGTCAGGAGAACATTACGCAGCGTGCAGTACAGCTAGGCGCGTCGTATTATATTTTGAAGCCGTTTGATATGGAAGTGCTGGTCAGTCGCGTACGTCAGCTGGTAGGTGTACCAGTAACGGTGAGCAATAACGTGGCTTCTGGTAATATGAATGGCATGGTTCATAACGCGAACAAGCCTATGTCTGCTCCAGCTAAAGGTCGTAATCTAGATGCCAGTATTACAGCAATCATTCACGAGATCGGTGTACCAGCGCATATTAAGGGATATCAGTATCTGCGCGAAGCGATCACGATGGTATACAATAATATCGAAATTCTCGGTTCTATCACCAAAACGCTCTATCCAGCCATTGCTGAGAAATTCAAAACTACACCTTCACGTGTTGAGCGTGCTATCCGTCATGCGATTGAAGTGGCTTGGACAAGAGGGAACATCGACAGCATTAGCCATCTGTTCGGCTATACGATCAATATTAGTAAATCCAAACCAACCAATAGCGAATTTATCGCCATGGTTGCAGATAAGCTACGTATTGAAAACAAAGTTCCGAATTGA
- a CDS encoding carbohydrate ABC transporter permease — protein sequence MLIIGVIFLLPFLWMLSASFKPEADVFKYPVQWIPQTWNAIENYRTVWFGDPPFVLYYWNSIKVSVLTILISVITSAMAAYAFSKIQFRGRDTLFIVVLLTFMIPGQALLVPQFIMYRSLGLFDTHIGLVLLESFSALGTFMLRQAFMSIHTEFIESAKIDGAGHARIFAQIALPLVQPFIATYAILRFIWTWNDYQAPLIFLRSPELFTVQLGINRFADATGEFYSLIMAGTCSAILPLLIVFLLAQKHVIGGIALGGVKG from the coding sequence ATGCTGATCATAGGCGTCATTTTTCTGCTACCATTCCTCTGGATGTTGTCCGCTTCATTCAAGCCGGAAGCAGATGTGTTCAAATATCCAGTGCAGTGGATTCCGCAAACTTGGAACGCTATTGAGAACTACCGCACCGTATGGTTCGGTGACCCACCGTTTGTATTGTATTACTGGAACTCTATTAAAGTGTCCGTGTTGACCATTCTGATCTCGGTGATTACCTCGGCGATGGCGGCGTATGCCTTTTCCAAAATTCAATTTCGCGGTCGAGATACGCTGTTTATCGTGGTGCTGCTGACGTTTATGATTCCGGGTCAGGCGCTGCTTGTACCGCAATTCATTATGTATCGCAGTCTCGGATTGTTTGATACGCATATCGGATTGGTGCTACTGGAATCATTTAGCGCGCTGGGGACGTTTATGCTGCGGCAGGCGTTTATGTCGATTCATACAGAGTTTATCGAATCTGCCAAGATTGATGGAGCTGGACATGCGCGTATTTTTGCCCAGATTGCGCTGCCGCTCGTACAGCCTTTTATTGCGACCTATGCCATTTTGCGGTTTATCTGGACATGGAATGATTATCAGGCTCCGCTGATCTTTCTTCGTTCGCCGGAGCTATTTACAGTACAGCTAGGCATTAATCGATTCGCGGATGCGACTGGGGAATTTTATTCGCTGATTATGGCAGGTACATGCTCGGCGATTTTACCGCTATTAATCGTATTCTTACTGGCACAAAAGCATGTTATCGGCGGGATCGCGCTGGGCGGGGTCAAAGGCTAA
- the recN gene encoding DNA repair protein RecN, protein MLVMLSIKNLAVIEEIDVYFHKGFHVLSGETGAGKSIIIDALGLIAGGRSSAEIVRYGCDKSEMEALFELRATHPVWSTLSRLGIQGTAEEHLVIRREVTSSGKSTARINGQLVNLSMLREVGEQLVNIHGQHEHQSLMKPERHLGLLDTFGDVKIAPVKLKYNEQYSAYIKVERELRELQENSQKAYQMMDLYRFQLEEIAAADLKPGEDETLEEERLRLAHSEKMMEAVAGGYHNLNGDSTMGAISIALSRLSDVARYDSKNLDPVVEQLQSAYYQLEDVVYQLRGYQENIEFNPSRLQEVESRLNLLIGLRRKYGENVEQILEYYEKIKRETDLLENKDEHLLKLGAKRDKLRVQLLETGSKLSKLRREAADELAKQVEAELKDLQMQRTSLGVKMDYIDDPNGVECDGRHIRITRQGLDNVEFLISANPGEPLRPMGKIASGGELSRIMLALKSIFARHEQVPVLVFDEVDTGVSGRAAQSIAEKLFKLSSECQVFSITHLPQVACMADHQYLIEKQIIADRTATRVISLHEDGRVDELARMLGGVEITEKTNHHALEMLKLAEARKDGATYAVH, encoded by the coding sequence ATGCTGGTCATGCTGAGCATTAAAAACCTGGCTGTTATTGAAGAAATCGACGTTTACTTTCACAAAGGATTCCACGTGCTAAGCGGTGAAACGGGAGCCGGGAAATCCATTATCATCGATGCGCTCGGTCTTATTGCAGGTGGCAGAAGCTCAGCGGAGATCGTCCGCTACGGCTGCGACAAATCAGAGATGGAAGCGCTGTTTGAGCTGCGCGCTACCCATCCGGTCTGGTCAACGCTCTCGCGCCTTGGTATTCAAGGCACAGCGGAAGAACATCTTGTGATCCGTCGCGAAGTGACCAGCAGCGGCAAAAGTACAGCGCGTATCAACGGACAACTCGTGAATCTGTCCATGCTGCGCGAGGTAGGCGAGCAACTCGTCAACATTCACGGACAACATGAACACCAATCACTGATGAAGCCGGAACGTCACCTCGGTCTGCTGGACACATTTGGCGATGTGAAGATCGCTCCGGTCAAATTAAAATATAATGAGCAGTACAGCGCCTATATTAAGGTGGAACGTGAGCTGCGCGAATTGCAGGAAAATAGTCAAAAAGCATATCAGATGATGGATCTGTATCGCTTCCAGCTGGAAGAAATTGCTGCAGCTGATCTGAAGCCAGGCGAAGACGAGACGCTGGAAGAAGAACGTCTGCGTCTCGCTCACAGTGAGAAAATGATGGAAGCGGTAGCTGGTGGGTATCATAATCTCAATGGCGACAGTACGATGGGAGCAATCAGTATTGCCCTATCCCGTCTAAGCGATGTAGCGCGTTACGACTCCAAAAACCTTGATCCTGTAGTGGAGCAGCTTCAATCTGCTTATTACCAGCTAGAAGATGTTGTGTATCAGCTACGCGGATACCAAGAAAATATTGAGTTCAACCCTTCACGCTTGCAGGAAGTGGAATCGCGTCTGAATCTGCTGATCGGCTTACGTCGTAAATACGGTGAAAACGTTGAGCAAATTCTGGAATACTACGAAAAAATCAAACGCGAAACCGACTTGCTGGAAAACAAGGATGAGCACCTACTCAAGCTGGGAGCCAAGCGCGACAAATTGCGTGTTCAGTTGCTGGAAACCGGTAGCAAGCTGAGCAAGCTTCGCCGTGAAGCCGCAGACGAACTTGCAAAACAGGTGGAAGCAGAATTGAAAGATCTGCAAATGCAGCGTACATCGCTTGGTGTGAAAATGGATTATATTGATGATCCTAACGGAGTAGAGTGCGATGGTCGTCACATTCGCATTACCCGTCAAGGGCTAGACAATGTTGAATTCCTTATCTCTGCCAACCCTGGCGAACCGCTTCGTCCAATGGGCAAAATCGCTTCTGGTGGTGAGCTGTCACGTATTATGCTGGCATTGAAAAGTATCTTTGCCCGTCATGAGCAAGTTCCTGTACTAGTATTTGACGAGGTCGATACAGGTGTAAGCGGACGTGCGGCACAATCTATTGCAGAGAAGCTGTTCAAATTGTCATCCGAGTGCCAAGTATTCTCGATCACTCACTTGCCGCAGGTTGCCTGCATGGCAGATCATCAGTATCTGATCGAAAAACAAATCATTGCCGACCGTACAGCAACACGTGTTATATCACTGCATGAAGATGGACGTGTGGATGAATTGGCACGTATGCTGGGTGGGGTAGAGATTACGGAGAAAACGAATCACCACGCGCTCGAAATGCTCAAGCTGGCTGAGGCACGTAAAGATGGCGCAACGTATGCCGTTCACTAG
- a CDS encoding threonine aldolase family protein, with amino-acid sequence MIRFESDYTEGAHERILQKMIQTNMEQTSGYGMDEYCERARQHIRRACGDDKAEVQFLVGGTQTNTTVISAILRPHQGVVAAESGHIAVHETGAIEATGHKVITLPSDDGKITAAQVQHTYDAHWNDVTHEHIVQPGMVYISQPTENGTIYSRAELEALYAVCHRNGLPLFIDGARLGYALASPENDLSLPQLAKLCDVFYIGGTKVGALMGEAVVIVNDVLKKDFRYFIKQRGGMLAKGRMLGIQFETLFEDGLYLEVSQHAVQQALRIRDVFAKRGFHFRYDSSTNQQFPIVHDTLLETLRAKYSFSFWEKVDDHHSAIRFCTSWATNPAQVDELVTDIEVLEQQA; translated from the coding sequence ATGATACGATTTGAGAGCGATTATACCGAAGGCGCACATGAGCGTATTTTACAAAAGATGATACAAACGAATATGGAACAGACTAGCGGTTATGGAATGGATGAGTATTGCGAACGCGCCAGACAGCATATTCGCCGTGCCTGCGGCGATGACAAGGCTGAGGTGCAATTTCTTGTCGGTGGTACACAGACGAATACGACGGTGATTTCTGCGATTCTCAGACCGCATCAGGGCGTAGTCGCAGCAGAGTCCGGGCATATCGCTGTACATGAAACGGGTGCAATCGAGGCAACCGGTCATAAAGTGATCACGCTGCCCAGCGACGATGGCAAAATAACTGCTGCTCAGGTGCAGCATACATATGATGCACATTGGAATGACGTAACGCATGAGCATATTGTACAGCCGGGGATGGTTTACATTTCCCAGCCGACGGAAAATGGAACGATCTATAGTCGTGCTGAGTTGGAAGCACTGTATGCGGTCTGTCATCGCAATGGGCTGCCGCTATTTATTGATGGTGCGCGTCTTGGTTATGCGCTGGCATCTCCAGAGAATGATCTGTCCTTGCCGCAGCTGGCGAAGCTGTGCGATGTCTTTTATATCGGCGGTACTAAGGTCGGCGCACTGATGGGCGAAGCGGTTGTGATTGTGAATGATGTGTTGAAAAAGGATTTTCGCTATTTTATTAAGCAGCGCGGCGGTATGCTTGCCAAAGGGCGCATGCTAGGTATCCAGTTCGAAACGCTGTTTGAGGATGGATTATATCTAGAAGTGTCACAGCATGCCGTACAACAGGCGCTGCGTATTCGTGACGTATTTGCTAAACGTGGATTCCATTTCCGCTATGATTCCAGCACCAATCAGCAATTTCCCATTGTGCATGATACGTTACTGGAGACCTTGCGCGCGAAATACTCATTCTCCTTCTGGGAAAAGGTCGATGACCATCATAGCGCGATCCGCTTCTGTACAAGCTGGGCAACCAATCCAGCACAGGTGGACGAACTGGTTACAGATATTGAGGTATTGGAGCAGCAAGCATAA
- a CDS encoding DUF2167 domain-containing protein, which translates to MKRNILTKLVLLSSLTAAITMPVTATAYASATTTQQNSSSHSSSNATHQEERTLVYEGDSESSTDDQSFTYHVQVAPATVQLDNIVSLTLNQNLEYMNGKDAAAFTKFFDTGDLLNGSMLGMINIPKTDSWIILQYVESGHILDNDYNQIDSQELLSTYRRNVDEQNKKVSADEQLQVVGWGQMPMYQHVTHTLSWYLMMVSGPSDNTVNYNARILTRTGYISALLITTRDHYSYDTHMLNQSILPYMHINPAATYDSYVPNQDHVSTMTLQGLIASGAGIGAAHRYSFYFFVKKLWYIVALIAVGIYLYQRNRAKREREHEEMIEEIQSRDYQQNELPVRRPKPEPPLAPLVQEKSSVSSEEKH; encoded by the coding sequence TTGAAACGAAATATTCTTACCAAACTTGTGCTGCTATCTTCATTGACGGCAGCCATCACTATGCCAGTCACGGCAACGGCATATGCTTCAGCTACAACCACGCAACAAAATTCATCTTCCCATTCATCAAGCAATGCCACTCACCAGGAAGAACGAACGCTCGTCTATGAAGGCGATTCAGAAAGCAGTACAGATGATCAATCCTTTACATATCACGTACAGGTCGCTCCTGCCACTGTTCAACTCGATAACATTGTTTCATTAACACTGAATCAAAATCTCGAATATATGAATGGAAAAGATGCAGCTGCATTTACCAAGTTTTTTGATACTGGCGATTTGCTTAATGGTTCCATGCTAGGCATGATCAATATTCCCAAAACAGACAGTTGGATTATTTTGCAATATGTAGAGTCAGGGCATATTCTGGACAATGATTATAATCAAATTGATTCTCAAGAGCTGCTATCCACATATAGACGTAATGTAGACGAACAAAATAAAAAAGTCTCGGCAGATGAGCAACTGCAAGTCGTTGGTTGGGGACAGATGCCAATGTATCAACATGTAACTCATACGCTATCATGGTACTTGATGATGGTCAGTGGTCCATCTGACAATACAGTCAATTACAATGCCCGTATCTTAACGCGTACAGGCTATATCAGTGCATTGCTGATTACAACCAGAGATCACTACTCCTATGATACTCACATGCTGAATCAATCCATTTTGCCTTATATGCATATTAATCCGGCCGCCACATACGACAGTTATGTTCCGAATCAGGATCACGTCTCCACAATGACATTGCAAGGTTTAATTGCGAGTGGCGCAGGGATCGGAGCTGCACATCGATATAGCTTTTACTTCTTTGTCAAAAAATTATGGTACATCGTTGCGCTGATCGCCGTTGGCATCTATTTATACCAGCGCAACCGTGCGAAACGTGAGCGTGAGCATGAAGAGATGATCGAGGAGATTCAATCCCGTGATTATCAGCAAAATGAGCTGCCCGTTCGCCGCCCTAAGCCAGAACCGCCGCTAGCACCGTTAGTTCAAGAGAAATCTTCTGTATCTTCTGAGGAGAAGCACTAA
- a CDS encoding MarR family winged helix-turn-helix transcriptional regulator, which produces MDAQIIADIRRFNRRYTNTLGVLNSHVLDSGYSFAEARVVVEIGMSQPCIANMLVGSLNIDRSYMSRIINRLVKLQILSRQPSNEDQRVSLLHLTEKGQQLYNEINDKSDEQIIRLFRALPEQELIEMHTSMREIEQKLDQLERMDDDTI; this is translated from the coding sequence ATGGATGCACAGATTATTGCAGATATTCGCCGTTTTAACCGTCGCTACACGAACACGCTTGGCGTATTGAATAGTCATGTGCTAGATAGTGGATATTCATTTGCTGAGGCACGTGTAGTGGTTGAGATTGGTATGAGTCAGCCCTGTATCGCCAATATGCTAGTAGGCAGTCTCAATATTGACCGCAGTTATATGAGCCGGATTATTAATCGACTGGTCAAATTGCAGATCCTGTCGCGTCAGCCGTCGAATGAAGATCAGCGCGTAAGCCTGCTTCATTTGACAGAGAAGGGGCAGCAATTATACAACGAGATCAATGATAAATCCGATGAGCAGATTATTCGTCTGTTTCGTGCTCTACCTGAGCAGGAGCTGATCGAAATGCACACATCAATGCGCGAGATTGAACAAAAATTGGACCAACTGGAGCGGATGGATGATGATACGATTTGA
- the ahrC gene encoding transcriptional regulator AhrC/ArgR, whose amino-acid sequence MKGQRHIKIREIITHQDIETQDDLVEALRQAGFQVTQATVSRDIKELLLIKIPTDDGRYKYSLPTDQRYNPVQKLKRALVDNFLQIDYTNNLVVMKCLPGTANSIASLVDSMEWPQIMGTISGDDTMLIICRTGEDSQKVIEQIMGFIS is encoded by the coding sequence ATGAAGGGACAGCGACATATTAAAATTCGAGAAATTATTACACATCAGGATATCGAAACTCAGGACGATCTGGTTGAAGCATTGCGTCAAGCAGGCTTTCAGGTGACTCAAGCAACCGTATCCCGTGACATTAAAGAATTATTACTGATCAAGATTCCGACAGACGATGGAAGATATAAATATTCTTTACCAACCGATCAACGCTATAACCCGGTGCAAAAGCTGAAGCGTGCACTAGTGGATAACTTTCTGCAAATTGACTACACGAATAATCTGGTTGTCATGAAATGCCTTCCTGGTACTGCCAACTCCATTGCCTCGCTGGTCGACAGCATGGAATGGCCGCAGATTATGGGAACCATTTCCGGTGACGATACGATGCTGATCATCTGTCGTACTGGTGAAGACAGCCAGAAGGTAATCGAACAAATTATGGGCTTTATTTCCTGA